In Strigops habroptila isolate Jane chromosome 7, bStrHab1.2.pri, whole genome shotgun sequence, the following are encoded in one genomic region:
- the GASK1B gene encoding Golgi-associated kinase 1B, protein MEDFMLFSPCGFTREMTTFDQPSKIKNLFICCPCSARVLRLWTCRRPRTRRNLLVGTACMIYLGFLVSQVGHILPQHKGRHQKISSRSLQDAAQTPFLGIPLDGTLSPPNFQEPQLGSNGTLLPPNVVYITLRSKRSKPANIRGTVKPKRRKKHATPLSYGQHFPKATFTGQEEAFAQQPGRATHAAGTMGALIALEARKHQLDEHRHKGMAIKERGRRRPGGNSGAIKAQAQPEESNIRIYSESSPSWLSKDDILNMRMLADSRIESIQEVSSHKAVLVVFARGASTTGTACNQGHCGIVKRPLDMSEVFAFHLDRILGLNRSLPSVSRRSEFFQDGQACPVILWDSSLSPTDNSTHSSVRLTWGQYQQLVKQKCWQNGKVPKADSGCTEIHHHEWSKMALFDFLLQIYSRLDRNCCGFKPLKEDSCMQQGLKLKCSDQDAVDLTHIVQRRHDRRHLVFVGNKGFFDRNEDNLDFKILQGINEFPESAVSVLRSQRLREKLLQSLFLDKIYWESQGGRNGIEKLIDVIERRSKILLTYINAHGAKVLPMNE, encoded by the exons ATGGAAGACTTTATGCTGTTTTCACCATGTGGATTTACTAGAGAAATGACCACCTTTGATCAGCCAAGTAAAATCAAAAACTTATTTATTTGCTGCCCATGCTCTGCACGGGTGCTGAGGCTCTGGACTTGCAGGCGCCCAAGGACAAGGAGGAACCTGCTGGTGGGCACTGCATGCATGATCTACCTGGGATTCCTCGTCAGTCAAGTGGGTCACATTTTACCCCAGCACAAAGGAAGACATCAAAAGATCAGTTCCAGAAGTCTCCAAGATGCAGCCCAAACTCCTTTTCTGGGCATCCCACTGGATGGCACCCTGTCACCGCCCAATTTCCAGGAACCCCAGCTTGGTAGCAATGGGACCTTGCTGCCACCCAATGTAGTTTATATCACCTTGCGGTCCAAGCGCAGCAAGCCTGCCAACATCAGAGGCACAGTGAAGCCAAAGCGCAGGAAGAAACATGCAACTCCTTTGTCCTATGGGCAGCACTTTCCAAAAGCCACTTTTACTGGCCAGGAAGAGGCCTTTGCCCAACAGCCAGGGAGAGCCACGCATGCTGCTGGCACAATGGGAGCACTTATAGCCCTGGAAGCAAGAAAGCACCAGCTGGATGAACACAGGCATAAAGGAATGGCAATCAAGGAGAGGGGTCGCCGGAGACCTGGGGGGAATTCTGGAGCTATAAAGGCACAAGCCCAGCCTGAGGAAAGCAATATCAGAATTTACAGCGAGAGCTCTCCTTCTTGGCTGAGCAAAGATGACATCCTAAACATGCGCATGCTAGCAGATTCTCGGATAGAAAGCATCCAAGAAGTATCTTCTCACAAAGCAGTCCTGGTAGTATTTGCAAGAGGTGCCAGCACCACAGGAACTGCTTGTAATCAGGGACACTGTGGGATCGTCAAAAGACCTCTCGACATGAGCGAGGTGTTTGCCTTTCATTTGGATAGGATCTTGGGGCTAAACAGGAGCTTACCTTCTGTAAGCAGGAGATCAGAGTTCTTCCAAG atggtCAAGCTTGTCCTGTTATTCTCTGGGATTCCTCACTGAGTCCAACAGATAATAGTACCCATTCTTCAGTGAGATTAACCTGGGGGCAATATCAGCAGCTAGTGAAGCAGAAATGCTGGCAGAATGGTAAAGTTCCAAAAGCTGATTCGGGCTGTACTGAAATTCATCATCATGAATGGTCCAAGATGGCActctttgattttcttcttcag ATCTATAGTCGACTAGACAGAAACTGCTGTGGATTCAAACCTCTCAAGGAGGATTCCTGCATGCAGCAAGGACTGAAGCTGAAATGTAGCGATCAGGATGCTGTTGACCTTACACATATAGTTCAGAGACGCCATGACCGAAGGCACTTGGTCTTTGTAGGCAATAAGGGTTTCTTTGACAGAAACGAGGACAATCTTGACTTCAAAATACTGCAAGGAATCAATGA ATTCCCTGAATCTGCAGTTTCAGTGCTGAGGAGCCAGCGTTTACGTGAGAAGCTGCTACAGTCTTTGTTCCTTGACAAAATATACTGGGAGAGCCAAGGAGGCAGAAATGGAATTGAAAAGCTTATTGATGTAATAGAAAGAAGGTCCAAAATTCTTCTTACTTATATAAATGCACATGGAGCTAAAGTATTGCCCATGAATGAATGA